A portion of the Thermococcus sp. genome contains these proteins:
- a CDS encoding biotin/lipoate A/B protein ligase family protein, which yields MRFIPLIVARPEVQMAIDEAIMRARIGGKVPDTVRLYAFSPSSVTIGRFQSVVHDVDLDEAKRLGIPVVRRITGGGSVFHDEYGEVTYSVIAGEDYHPMLRNIETSYRYLAGPLVDALKELGLDAGFSGLNDIVANGKKISGSAQTRRKGIILQHGTFMYSTRVEVLGRVLRASKLKLADKGVSSIWERVTTLEREGIKMSRWEVYELLKDKFFTAFEPEEEELTDYELELAEELVEGRYGNPEWNESR from the coding sequence ATGAGGTTCATCCCGCTCATAGTTGCAAGGCCCGAGGTTCAGATGGCAATAGACGAGGCCATAATGCGCGCCAGAATCGGGGGGAAAGTTCCAGACACGGTGAGGCTCTACGCCTTCTCGCCGAGTTCTGTAACGATAGGCCGATTCCAGAGTGTCGTCCACGACGTTGACCTCGACGAAGCCAAAAGGTTAGGTATTCCGGTTGTGAGAAGGATTACTGGCGGCGGCTCGGTTTTCCACGACGAATACGGTGAGGTGACCTACTCGGTGATTGCCGGTGAGGACTACCATCCGATGCTCAGGAACATCGAGACGAGCTACCGCTATCTGGCCGGCCCGCTTGTGGATGCACTCAAGGAGCTCGGCCTTGATGCCGGTTTCTCCGGCCTGAACGACATCGTGGCCAACGGGAAAAAAATCAGCGGTTCCGCCCAGACGAGGCGGAAGGGGATAATCCTCCAGCACGGCACCTTTATGTACTCCACGCGCGTTGAGGTGCTCGGAAGGGTTCTGCGGGCCTCCAAGCTGAAGCTGGCCGACAAGGGTGTTTCAAGCATCTGGGAGAGGGTAACAACGCTGGAGCGCGAGGGGATAAAGATGAGCCGCTGGGAGGTCTACGAACTGTTGAAGGACAAGTTCTTTACCGCGTTCGAGCCGGAGGAAGAGGAACTAACGGATTACGAGCTTGAACTGGCCGAAGAGCTGGTGGAGGGGCGCTACGGAAACCCGGAGTGGAACGAGAGCCGGTGA
- a CDS encoding signal peptidase I, producing MDDGWKKDVTWVLITVVVVFALQFGLKFAFHTGSPLVIVVSGSMEPVFYRGDVVLLRGIDGSNINDVHVGDVIVYKRPGYPYPIIHRVREIGEVNLGGKIEKCFLTWGDNNPVPDPPYPTPYGAVPCVPAYAVEDKALVVFPKIGLIPLDIREAFGLGG from the coding sequence ATGGACGATGGCTGGAAAAAAGACGTGACCTGGGTGCTTATTACGGTTGTTGTGGTCTTCGCACTTCAGTTTGGTCTGAAATTTGCCTTTCATACAGGCTCCCCGCTTGTTATAGTGGTCAGCGGTTCAATGGAGCCAGTTTTCTACCGAGGTGATGTGGTACTGCTCAGGGGTATAGACGGGAGCAACATAAACGACGTACATGTTGGTGACGTCATAGTCTACAAGCGTCCCGGCTACCCATACCCTATAATCCACCGCGTCAGGGAGATAGGTGAGGTGAACCTCGGCGGCAAGATAGAGAAGTGTTTTCTGACTTGGGGTGACAACAACCCGGTTCCTGATCCACCGTACCCGACCCCCTACGGCGCCGTTCCATGCGTTCCAGCGTATGCCGTTGAGGACAAGGCCCTGGTGGTCTTTCCAAAGATAGGTCTCATACCCCTTGACATCCGCGAGGCCTTCGGTCTGGGGGGCTGA
- a CDS encoding DUF531 family protein produces the protein MLTLALYNSYDRRKLHEAHLRAVARAAPVAYAYGFHLALVGFPLKGRPVDVAGEISGHTTIGGSGRYLLELAEGNRFHLLDFPGRGFPSQFGRVIATTRKPRKDRAITPLEVSRRALAGESFLFLVGLGRHGLPKEIFKIAHHHLDVTGRGVSLETCTAIGAIPVRIITFMEALKWTMAGKKT, from the coding sequence ATGCTGACTCTTGCGCTTTACAATTCATACGACCGGAGAAAGCTTCATGAGGCACACCTCCGTGCTGTGGCCCGTGCCGCCCCTGTGGCCTACGCCTACGGTTTTCATCTGGCCCTGGTGGGTTTTCCCCTGAAGGGGCGGCCCGTGGACGTGGCCGGGGAGATAAGCGGCCACACTACCATAGGGGGGAGTGGGAGATACCTTCTTGAGCTCGCGGAGGGGAACAGGTTCCACCTCCTGGATTTTCCAGGTAGGGGTTTTCCCTCCCAGTTCGGGAGGGTAATCGCAACCACCAGGAAACCCAGGAAGGACAGAGCTATTACCCCCCTGGAGGTCTCCCGCAGGGCTCTGGCAGGGGAGAGTTTTCTGTTCCTCGTTGGCCTCGGAAGGCACGGCCTTCCAAAGGAAATCTTTAAGATTGCTCACCACCATCTTGATGTGACAGGGAGGGGGGTCAGCCTTGAGACCTGCACCGCGATAGGTGCCATCCCCGTGAGGATAATAACTTTCATGGAGGCATTGAAATGGACGATGGCTGGAAAAAAGACGTGA